Proteins encoded within one genomic window of Candidatus Eisenbacteria bacterium:
- a CDS encoding MFS transporter: MFRSVDTPGDLASPCRPMRLPDPLASRRGRLAAFFLLYVTEGIPLGFVATAIATQMRRQGLGPAEIGAFVGSFYLPWSFKWVVGPFVDVFSSDRFGRRRLWIVLAQTMMVVTLMVAWPVNFSTETRLFTILLLFHNIFAATQDVAIDALAVNVLRDDERGLANGLMFSGAYIGQAVGGSGVLFLAPLLGFSNTYFFVAAMILLVTVTIALPMREPRGPARPLREGSAVGAAVRELGRFVSDAWRAFSGTRAAWVGVFQALLPPGAFALGLALQSNLAVELGLSDPQVALLNLWSTIVSALACVAGGWLSDRFGRRRALALYVFGTTLPTFYLAWVMHQHGWIMPVSTTMPNRPVPAPALVSVFWAAVLVYNVFQGLYYGTRAALFMDITTKAVAATQFTAYMAMQNLVIWYTANWQGWLVERWGYPRTLVVDCLFGLVGIGLLPFMNPVRKSEPPPVGAAVPEAIEP, translated from the coding sequence TTGTTTCGATCGGTTGACACTCCGGGGGACCTCGCCTCACCCTGCCGCCCGATGCGCCTTCCCGATCCGCTCGCGAGTCGCCGGGGACGGCTGGCCGCCTTCTTCCTCCTCTACGTGACCGAGGGCATTCCCCTCGGATTCGTCGCCACGGCGATCGCCACCCAGATGCGGCGTCAGGGTCTGGGGCCTGCGGAGATCGGCGCTTTCGTCGGCTCCTTCTACCTGCCCTGGTCCTTCAAGTGGGTGGTCGGCCCCTTCGTCGACGTGTTCTCCTCGGACCGATTCGGCCGCAGGCGCCTCTGGATCGTGCTGGCGCAGACCATGATGGTGGTCACGTTGATGGTCGCGTGGCCGGTCAACTTCTCGACCGAGACCCGGCTGTTCACGATCCTCCTGCTCTTCCACAACATCTTTGCCGCCACCCAGGACGTGGCGATCGACGCGCTCGCGGTCAACGTGCTGCGCGATGACGAGCGCGGACTCGCGAACGGACTGATGTTCTCCGGCGCTTACATCGGTCAGGCGGTGGGTGGCTCCGGAGTGCTCTTCCTGGCGCCGTTGCTCGGCTTCTCCAACACGTATTTCTTCGTCGCCGCCATGATCCTGCTGGTGACCGTGACCATCGCCCTGCCGATGCGCGAGCCCCGAGGGCCAGCGCGTCCATTGCGCGAGGGCTCGGCGGTGGGAGCGGCGGTCCGCGAGCTCGGTCGCTTCGTCAGCGATGCCTGGCGGGCATTCTCCGGCACCCGCGCCGCGTGGGTCGGAGTCTTCCAGGCGCTGCTGCCCCCTGGGGCCTTCGCGCTCGGCCTCGCTCTGCAGTCGAATCTGGCCGTCGAGCTGGGACTGAGCGATCCACAGGTGGCGCTGCTCAATCTCTGGTCGACGATCGTCTCCGCGCTGGCCTGCGTGGCGGGGGGCTGGCTCTCCGATCGCTTCGGAAGGCGGCGCGCGCTGGCGCTGTACGTGTTCGGCACCACGCTGCCGACCTTCTACCTCGCATGGGTCATGCACCAGCACGGATGGATCATGCCCGTCTCGACCACCATGCCGAACCGTCCGGTGCCGGCGCCGGCGCTGGTCTCCGTGTTCTGGGCCGCCGTGCTGGTCTACAACGTCTTCCAGGGCCTCTACTACGGCACCCGCGCGGCGCTCTTCATGGACATCACCACCAAGGCCGTGGCCGCCACGCAGTTCACCGCCTACATGGCGATGCAGAATCTCGTCATCTGGTACACCGCCAACTGGCAGGGATGGCTGGTCGAGCGCTGGGGCTATCCGCGGACCCTGGTGGTGGACTGCCTGTTCGGCCTGGTGGGCATCGGGCTCCTGCCTTTCATGAACCCGGTGCGCAAGTCCGAGCCGCCGCCGGTCGGCGCCGCGGTCCCCGAGGCCATCGAGCCCTGA
- a CDS encoding DMT family transporter, which produces MRYAGEIAALGTAFCWAIGANLFTVAGRRMGAAVLNRHRLLVGALLLAAALWITRGAPWPSWASSSAVALLAASGLIGFAIGDTWFFRALVILGAGRAVLMSSLAPILTAAIGWPVLGERLGPMALLGVALTVGGVVWVLMEQQAHPHASRHGKLAAGVVAGLLAALGQAIGYVLSKLALRTGLDPLSANVIRIVVGAVAIWSWAILRGQVGATLGAVRDRGAAASMVGGTVFGPVLGVVLSLAALAYIEAGVAASIIAINPVLTLLISSRFHGEVFTLRSLLGALLAVAGVVVLFLR; this is translated from the coding sequence ATGAGATACGCCGGCGAGATCGCCGCCCTCGGCACCGCCTTCTGCTGGGCCATCGGCGCCAACCTCTTCACCGTCGCCGGAAGGCGCATGGGCGCAGCGGTGCTCAACCGTCACCGGCTGCTGGTCGGTGCGCTGCTGCTCGCCGCAGCGCTGTGGATCACGCGCGGCGCCCCATGGCCCTCGTGGGCTTCGAGCTCGGCGGTGGCCCTGCTCGCCGCCAGCGGCCTCATCGGCTTCGCCATCGGCGACACCTGGTTCTTCAGAGCGCTGGTGATCCTCGGCGCGGGCCGCGCCGTGCTCATGTCTTCGCTGGCGCCGATCCTGACCGCGGCGATCGGGTGGCCGGTGCTCGGCGAGCGCCTGGGACCGATGGCGCTGCTCGGCGTGGCGCTGACCGTGGGCGGCGTGGTGTGGGTGCTGATGGAGCAGCAGGCCCACCCGCACGCCAGCCGTCACGGCAAGCTTGCCGCAGGAGTCGTCGCCGGGCTCTTGGCGGCGCTCGGCCAGGCGATCGGCTACGTGCTCTCCAAGCTCGCGCTGAGAACCGGACTCGACCCGCTGTCGGCCAACGTCATCCGCATCGTCGTGGGCGCCGTGGCGATCTGGAGCTGGGCGATCCTGCGCGGGCAGGTCGGAGCGACCCTGGGCGCGGTCCGCGATCGCGGCGCGGCGGCCTCCATGGTGGGTGGCACGGTGTTCGGCCCGGTGCTCGGAGTCGTCCTCTCGCTCGCCGCGCTGGCCTACATCGAGGCGGGCGTGGCCGCCTCGATCATCGCCATCAATCCGGTCCTGACACTGCTGATCTCGTCACGATTCCATGGCGAGGTGTTCACGCTCCGCAGCCTCCTCGGCGCGCTGCTGGCAGTCGCCGGCGTGGTGGTGCTGTTCCTGAGATGA